A window of Chaetodon auriga isolate fChaAug3 chromosome 2, fChaAug3.hap1, whole genome shotgun sequence contains these coding sequences:
- the LOC143330921 gene encoding thiol S-methyltransferase TMT1A-like produces MTLLMRFCAVVVHVLVLPLHFIKAVGLYPMYKRIFPFCLNRMSARYNAKMCDKKKELFHSLPEFNKPGEQLTLLEIGCGTGANFEFYPPGCRVICTDPNPHFQKYLTKSVGDNGHLVFERFMVASGEDMGLVQDESVDVVVCTLVLCSVNNVPQTLREVHRILRPGGAFFFLEHVVANPSTWAYFFQHVLEPLWYYFGDGCKATQETWKHLESAGFSQLKLRHIEAPLFFVVKPHIIGYAVK; encoded by the exons ATGACTCTCCTGATGCGATTTTGCGCTGTAGTCGTCCATGTGTTAGTTCTGCCTCTCCATTTCATTAAAGCGGTCGGTCTGTACCCAATGTACAAACGAATTTTCCCGTTTTGTTTAAATCGGATGTCTGCAAGGTACAACGCGAAAATGTGCGACAAGAAGAAGGAGCTGTTTCACAGCCTGCCAGAGTTCAACAAGCCCGGGGAGCAGCTCACACTTCTGGAGATCGGCTGCGGTACGGGCGCAAATTTCGAGTTTTATCCGCCCGGTTGCAGGGTGATCTGCACAGACCCGAACCCCCATTTTCAGAAATATCTGACGAAAAGCGTGGGCGACAATGGCCATCTCGTGTTTGAGAGATTTATGGTGGCATCGGGAGAGGACATGGGGTTAGTCCAGGACGAATCAGTAGACGTTGTTGTCTGTACCCTGGTGCTCTGCTCTGTCAACAACGTCCCGCAAACTCTGCGTGAGGTTCACCGCATCCTGAGACCA gGTGGCGCCTTCTTCTTCCTGGAGCATGTTGTGGCGAACCCTTCAACTTGGGCATACTTCTTCCAGCACGTTCTCGAGCCTTTGTGGTACTACTTTGGCGATGGATGCAAGGCCACCCAGGAAACATGGAAGCATCTGGAGTCAGCTGGATTCTCCCAACTCAAATTGAGACACATCGAAGCACCGCTCTTCTTTGTGGTCAAACCGCACATCATAGGTTATGCTGTAAAATAG